A segment of the Amblyomma americanum isolate KBUSLIRL-KWMA chromosome 6, ASM5285725v1, whole genome shotgun sequence genome:
CCGCAAGAGACACTAATCCACTCCTCTGTCAGCTTTCATCTTATGCAAGCTGCAGCCACCTTCAGCCAGCATGCTCCCGGATCTCTCAACTTCACTACATTGTCTTCTGGGGTGACTGTAACCAGATGGGATCCTTGAAACATCGTCACACCGAGAAAGGACCGACAACCCTCTGGTGGCCGTTTCTCCCAGGTTTCACTGTTGCTCCGCATGCACCTTCTTTTCTCACCAGTGGCTGTGAGTGCAGACAAAATTATCAGTCATTGTTAGCACACACGAGCAAACGGCGGCCTTTGGGAAGCCAAACCCAGTCAAAATActctacaggattctaagacagaaaatttctgtagtctgtagtcttgtcgtattttgggcatgtcttgtgtagtctgtcttgtcttttgtagtctgtcctgtcttctgtagtctgtcttgtcttttatagtctgtcttctgtagtttgtcctctcttttttAGTCTGtgttgacttctgtagtctgtcttatcttctgtagtttgccttgtcttctgtactgtgtcttgtgtagtgctcgtacactgtgtaacagtcgttactgtgtcacctgtcaattaaaaAAGGATTTGTGTTTTGGattaggcaatgcacaaaaatgcacagcttgttaatggtcgcctgtcaattaagacaagctttgtgcattccagagttattcgtgcacaaaaccactagaattgaaatgaaaatgatcaatatttatttactgtttcgtgcttgtTTTCCGAGCTTGCTGATGCGTGCTGTTCAGcattgtcctggccgcaggttcgtagatacatcgcccatgagccaagaaaaatggtttttgtcttggctgaaaaaaagaaaaaatagagatcaccgctgctacctgcccAAAacaaatgtgaaagcattgacgcctcctcgacactggtcgcctttcaaatttggcgccatggttgttttctcgttgacttgattggttatcaattaactcttattttaccctcatttcatcccagcaacgatttcgagttttcaaattttcctccatggatcgttcctgcccactcactgaatacccgcccagtctgatcacccgttcattgccttttgcttctcaataattacctaattgcctgtaatttatcattctttttcctatctcctggttaagtataggacacttatcactggtcacgtgattgctcatttcgagttttcaaacttggcgccaagctttggctttgtccatacctccagtttttcaaacttggcactacgctttagctccacctactttcagcgttttcaaaatttgcggcccgttttctctggcccagcaactttttggacattttcggctgtaaataattatccgaccatgaaattttcttttcgagcagcatcctcacatcatcctctgccatttacacaaccaatcgtatgacgctatctcttctgagttgcccacaactgctgcggacacgatccgcGGCAACATAGCccagtaaacttctcactttattcaaaatgttgtaatactgaacaaggcttatgactggccgagttggtactgactcaccttaaaaccagccagaagaaagaacacacaagaagacatgagctcaaaaggcgggactaacaaaaatttatttgaagtttttgattatttgatttgatttgtgagggtttaacgtcccaaagcgactcaggctatgagggacgccgtagtggagggctccagaaatttcgaccgcctggggttctttagcttgcactgacaacgcacagtacacgggcctctaaaaattcgcctccattgaaatttgactggcgcggccaggattgaacctgcgtcttttgggacagcagccgagcgccataactactgagccaccgcagcggcatcattaaaggaaagccgcaaaagaagacccgcgaagagatacaagcgcacaataacccaaagcagtgaaagggcgaagtgcaatcaaaggtcactggcatactaatgaatcatctaaaaaagcaaattccttacggtgaaggtttaccgatggcttagccacacgtgccctaagccttactgatgtagtaagcctcaaccatctaccgacagatttatcccttccataaaccactgatgtgtcgtggaaattaggcgtgcaaagagacaggtcaccctcagatttgcattcacaagattgagcatgcagtgccagattagaatttgtcttccccctatagagtgaaagtgctcagtcaggtgcaaattcagatatctgcctgtctgcccatattagttgcagccataaggcaatggaacgcaataaactccattagtTTTGCAAGTGgtcaacctttttttgtgacactgtccattgtggacaagtacccagttttatcaagcctttttaatggcggcgcaaaggcctcctgtcttgcacttcgctgttaagacaacagcagcattatgctttcccgcgactttcttgagactgtgaaatactgtcgaggtaaggtgtatcagcatcatcggagtatgtgttccttaccctcgagcaagtgaaaacatactatgacaggttgttgagatggccaagtgggaacccagctgctaggaaacctgctacaagaatacgtcctcagcagtgattgcatgacttatgtaaagctgatgtcatgcacacgattgcacacccatcaagtgtttccatctttactgaccttaaccagtgACAattacacctcttcaccatccttccccagcaacgtgtggtccgactcgtagctaaaaagagccttccccgatctttagctgtagccccgacaaacatattcgtccacaaagcgcaggtctgcatcaagaaactgctaacggttctgcttagacaattctgatgtaaaagacaggccttgaccacatgccttaaagactcctaaaacatcttgtgccaacttatctaaGCCTTCTATGtccaaaaaaatatatattcatGAACATAacaaaatgctactatgccaaggtcttccaaacagggctctaatgccttatcgactttagacaaaaaatgttgctgagcaaaggtatgACCTgtgtgtaaataccgccctgccaactgacaaatgcggatttgcagtgaaaggacaacagccccatgaagccagcaaccgaaatcacacaatcatctgtaaaagcatgttcattgttcaccctgatgcagtttgcacgtgcctcagaagtctatcatgtgacaatgaatagtgtaggccctccatgtcgatgctcactgcagagcacctgcccaggttgctgtccagaagaaactagaactccacagaactccacgtttgtgagttggcaaggcggtatttacatcagaaatcaggcatatgcagatggtcccaggttgcactgttcctccgcgacattcttctgtccagagttgATACcacatcaaagccctgtttggaagacctcggcatagtagcatttcgttattttgatagctacctaatttttttgcacaaggagggctcagataagttagcacaagacgttttagaaacttttaggcatgtggtcaaagcctatcttttatgtctgaatttcactaagcataaccgtttgcagcttcttgacttagacctgcgctttgcggacgaccacatctGTTGGCGCcgcagcccaagatcaggaagcctcttagctcgaggatggtgaaggacaggttggcaatcgcatgcatcatgaccgctttatggaagtcatgccatcacagtgtttagaatgcattctcggggCAAGTTttcaagccaatggcacctgggttcccactagCCCATcgcgcgcacctgtcagagtgtgtttttactctctcgagggaacggaacaccattcgcatgatgctgatgtagttgagcagcacaaaaagacgggctctataccttacctccacgccatttcgcaccgtcccaagaaagttgcaccaaagtatgatgttgctgttgtcttgacagctaaaagtaaggtaggagccctttgcttcttcgttcaaactaggcttgattcAACTAcaggtaatcgtccgctatgaaCAGTGGCAGATAAGAAATGTTGACCACTTGCAAaattaaacgtttttttttgcattccaccgcctcgtagctgaaactactatgggcagacaagcaggtATCTCAATGTGcgactggctgagagcactttcactgtataaagaggaaggcgaattttaacctgacactgcacgttcaatctcgtgaatgcaattgGAGGACGACcgttctctttgcacgcctgatttccgcggcacatcTGTGGTTTAGgaaagtgataaatctgtccggATATAGTTGACGCTTACTatatcagtaaggctaaaaaaagtgcctggctaaaccgtcggtgaaccttcactgtaaggaattagtttttagATGGCTTACTAGTAcgccagtgcctttcgattgttttttgccctctcactgctttggggatttgcgtgcttgaatctctttgcaggtcttcttttgccactttccttcaataaaatttcagctgTTAGACCAGCCCCATCTTGTGcacatctcttctcctgttttgtgtcttccggctggttttaagatgtaatactaaatgccggaagacagccattttagagtcaagtgcacttataatggccacagctatatgaatgttcatttattacaaaaaaaagtgcttacttcattatttttaagcatgaagtatatgacactgcatcaacataaaaaaaggactaagcctctaaccctcatggccaaactgcagttacagcaaacaaaaggacaccataaacctgcccgacatgcaaaagcttgcacttcaggccaatgcagaaataagatcagattacttcccaaactgcatgagactgccacgcaaagtaaagattgtgacaggcaataaaggagcaacaaaaaagcgaactgtaggtagcagccaatctcatgcagacaagctacaaggtcaggccaacatagacgtggaagaaatttgaaaaaaaagccacaacaagcacatgataattttaaggttttcacagcccttcaaatggcaaatactttcctgaaaaagaaaacataacagaagcggcaattttttttcggcaatcaatttttttcatgtacttcattattcttgaagcatgggcgggcatagagtagtcagattagtgcatgcgttcctaagcaatgccttgccaaaaactgtacttagagaaaaagcttgccttactgagtgaataccactggccatccactaatttcccagcctgctccaggtccatggcaaaaatcacacgcaagttggcggcttgcacaacttccatgcaactcttggtctttagctggaaaaaaattgagggattagtgagatatcaaattttacatgcattgctttgtttcaatgaccgactaaaaaaaaaacagcggtttctgtgagcgcaactattttttcacactaactttctacagtaaaccacgtttatcgcaacctaattcacactgacttgctgcacggccccagcactactgtgtatagctctatggtttcaaacgcttgttagctctgagcccatgggcttgcactcgttaatgcagaaaacctcggaaagggcaaccagaggttcgagctttaagccataggtattcagaagctcagtggtctgtgggagaacttttggctgggtgacacagtagcaaatgctgctccagctactttcactccattgcaaaaaactcgcacagcagagacctgtactccattttgcattgcagaaactatcactgaaattcaaagcacgcatacgaAATGctcacctaccttccaacacagcttcataataatgggcataattattggaatgaaataccagtgaGTACATGTAGatttcaatttatccaaaaattataagcaaccgacaaacaacaaacattaaaagagaaataaaataaccagaattgtttaaaaatctttcagaagaattatgtgacatccactacactccagcagttctttggttttgtgcaccttcaaaccacacttacttacaggcacatttgcacagaaattgcgttGAACCTGACCTTTTAGAATCtttattggtgcaacagtagggagaaaccaggttttactcaaaaacgaagggccctacacattgcatcacaagcccagatggtgcacttgagtcgcctcttatgcttatgcaagaaacaggaacagagatatcttgactaaatcaaaaaagtggaagtgcaatgcatatgtaatgcagagaagatataagcaataccacactaaaacactgggaggattctaagagtaggtgaatgcatgaatgggtggcaatcagacgGCTAAATGAGATTAGTAAATTTgcggaaaaagggtggtagcatgtggcacaggacacagttactaaaatgaactggagaacctttgttctgcactaattttaacagcacattcacacggcagacaaaatcactaattccatgaacggactgcgcatcatgcggctcaatgtcaatcaccattgcaaatggcaccagcaccagcaaatggactgcacatgaggaaaagtagacatatttttgctctcaactttgagcagcagtcagctgcgcttttaagagcaaagctctaaagtacgacaacattggcactttgttttactgacatgagggtgcttgtgagcgtgccaGTCCCatttttgttttgcaccaaatgtgttaattgcgaggtatgtttaactaaagaggggcatctaacctgggcatcagctcttcattatttcccttctatatccctcccttatatcacggttcaagtgtccaccaaaatgtgagacagttactgttacatttccttgaattttccttcaactaatttaaaatttttaaagtatacagctttaagaaggcaGAGGTACAAACTGTACAgcataaccatatgctatggcaataaaccagcaataaatctgtgctgacagcagcttgcccagtgaattgcaaggatgctatgccatacaaggattggtgtcatcgtgcattGTTACATTagtgactgacaatttggtctctgtattagaaatactggtaaaccatcattgtagagcataatgtttttaaagggataaatgaacatataggtccttttcgagga
Coding sequences within it:
- the LOC144095005 gene encoding uncharacterized protein LOC144095005, whose amino-acid sequence is MNRMAAAMPAILRARNSSQARDPTHRPPFAALTSFLCCQRSASIGPCVLPAFGCVIPPDPFMLKTKSCMEVVQAANLRVIFAMDLEQAGKLVDGQWYSLTKTKTIFLGSWAMYLRTCGQDNAEQHASASSENKHETVSRKQREAIGV